Sequence from the Castanea sativa cultivar Marrone di Chiusa Pesio chromosome 12, ASM4071231v1 genome:
tccattttgtccacttgGGTCCTATTCTATCCTATTTGTTCCTATTCGGTCCATATGTCCACTTTGATCCTAATATGTTCATTCTTTCTcattctgtccactttggtcctattcggtccaccTTTTTCCCATTTGGTTCTATTATGTCCATTCGGTCCACTTCGTTCCATATGGTCCATTTGTGTTTACTTCAATCCATTTGTGTCCATTTTTATGCACTTACATATAAGGAAAATATATGTTTGGGTTAAGAGTacatattctaaatttaaatttttttaaaaagatatagATCTCAAACTCgtaatatctaaaatcttaagCATAACATTTACTATTGCTACACTTTTGTTGAGTCACATTAACGTAGcatttcagtccactttggttccgctaaatttaagtgaaaatcTTTCTAAACCTTAAGGCTATGAATATACAAATCTAATATTTAGGACAGGTACTCATTTTTTTATCGTCGTTACTTTAAAATGAATTGCATGAGGTTGATTATACCTtcaagcaaaatatatatatatatatatatatatatgtgtgtgtgtgtgtgtgtgtgtgtgtgtgtgtgtgtgtatgtataatttttatttaaataaattattcaaattcttcattctcttaaaagagattattatgataattaacaaacttataatgaatatgtataatttattctctaaattttattgtagataatttgttctccctaaAGATTAAACAATTGCACAAAGTAATTTTCATCactctatttttacaaatatataattttttcatttttttattgatattattcttttatgaAATGGTCATAttcttctaattatttttattatgcattatattttcctaatttcttatggtacaattaaaattttaagtttcaaaattattattcaaaCTCTCATTCTCTTAATGAGGTTATTATGATAACCaaaacttatcatataattacaattgatattactcaaataattaatAGTACTTTCAACCCAAACTTGTATTTTGTCATTCTTAAGAAGGTACACTGGATTGGACCGAAGTAATctaaaatggaccaaatggactgaatagaacAAAGTGAACCGAACGGATTAAATTGGATCGAATAGACCCAAGTGGACCGTATGGACTAAAATGGGCCTAATAgatcaaagtggaccaaatgggCCAAATTAGACTGTAGAAGAACATATGGACCGAAATGGGCTAAATTGATCGAAGTAGACTAAATGGACCTAATTGAACAGAAGAGGACGAAGTAGACCGATTTGAaccaaaattgaccaaaatggactgaagtaGACCAAACTGGACCAAATTGatgaagtggaccaaaatagaTTGAATGTCTATCTGTTATTAGATAGCTAAGATTGTgatttgatataaactcaaattcttacttccaaaataatcaagtattaactcaaacaaaatcaaaccaaccaaaactgagagagagagagagagagagagagagagagtacttgTAATGGGGAACTAAAAAACACAACACGTATGagcctaaaataaaattttaaaaatcacaatgattcatcaatataaaataaagttgcaagaaagaataaagatggagagagagagagagagagagagagaatgataagaaatttataaaaaataatatgagaagaaaaaaagtaaaataaaaaatattgtaataaacaccaaattatcctAGTCATATtatgttatgtaataaaataatattatattcttatatactatctttatatataatgcaataagataacatctatgaaatcaaaaagaagaaaaaatataacacTTAAAAACATAACTTAATCACGTCAACCCAAAGCAAAGTtccaaataattataataaaaatttaccaacctaaggtagagatgcaagaaaacaaaattccccgaaaaaaggaaaaaaaaattgagagagagagaaagcggGAGAGATAACCTTTTGTGTATGGAAAGACTATGTATAGAATGAAATAAAGAgttgtaaatttatagtaaaaggatgagaataagaaaaaccaaaaataaaggaagataaatggATACTGGAAAAATGATATTAAGATAGATATTAGTGGGGAGATGAAGAGGTAAAAGGGAGGGAAAAAGTTAGAGAAAATATAACATTAAGTTGAGAAATTAACAAGAGAAAAGAgagttaaaaataagataaaaaatgtTGGAAATTGATGGATGATGTGGCTCAATAggagcgtagcaacaataaatgctacgcttcaacTTTTTGATAAATATAGAATAGATGTTGATTTTATAGGTGAATTGTAAAttgatgtgttaaaatatataagctttttgatgtgtcaaaataactttttatttttttttagcacaactaaaaaaatcaaatgcacttcacttattttgctaaatgaGAGGAAGACTTTTGATAACGACACTAGTAACACATAAAATGATGTTTCTTCAATCGGTTGGAAAGATTCATATTTCCActgacaattttatttttccacttcTTTAGAAACAGAAAGACTACAGAGCCATGTTAACAAATACTAACAACTTAAACTTGGTGCCacacaaataatcatttttctttcctGAACAGGGCATACAAAATAAgaattatatttcaattataaaagAATACttgttgttcaaattatcattcaattttttttaatccttttctAACTTGAATCTTGAACAAACTGACAATAATTGAAAGTCAGGATCATTGAACATTATATTCTACCTTTTATTGCTTCATATAATGCCCACAACAAAATGCCAATTACAGTATCTCTAACCAAACTCTTAAGAAGACCATCAACCCACCGGTTGGAGCCATCACCATTTGACCTCTTCCCTGCAAGGTCCCGAAATCGCAAGTCTCCTAGGTCTGATACTAGTGCGTAGATCACACCATTCATGTGGCCTTTTCCAATCACCCCCACCACTCTTTTACTGTTATTCACAGCTTTGCTCCTCTTTAGTGACCATGCTAGGTACTGAGAAAGCAGTAGCATATATTTTTTAGATGGAAATTATAGGCCTTAGTAAAGTAGAAACATGATGCACGATTACTATGATACAATGAGTcagcaaagattaaaattttccaCACTAAAGTCACCAAAACTATATGAAAATTGTAAGTCCttgcacaattttttcttctttccctcaaaactctaattaaatGAGAATGTACCCATATCTAACATGGAGTTGGACATTGCAGCTTTCTAGTGGTTTTCTGGCTGAGGAGTACTTACAGTGTCTCGTTCGTGTATAAGAGGCTGCAGGAGTGATGGAAATGAAAAACTGAGCTGCTCATAGAGCTGAAAGGTTCCATCATCTGAACTTGGTTCCTGCAATAGGTCGTAAAAATTCTAAAGGAATAATCATGCTAATGTCACCATACTGTTGAACTACGGTCtaaaatgcaaagaaaaattgaatattacaGCTAACTTTGACTTTACATCCTAATAGCTCAAACTTTTGTTAATGCATTTCCTGTTGCTATTGCACTCAATGCTATTTTTGTGGATCTTgttcacaattttatttttcctttataaaGGCCTATCCTGCTGGACAATTAATTCCAATCCTTCAGAACAGAAAACATCATTAATAAGGGCATCAGCAAGACATCTACGTGAAATGGGAATATGCACGAAATTCCCAAATGTGTGAgatgcaaaaatagagaaacatatgtgccaaagaaaacaattaCACAAGATAATATTTACATGGTTTGAAAATTTGCATACGTCTACGAAGTTAGGGATTTCACCATTCTCAAGAGAAAATACAAGATGCAACAGtacaattttctctctaaaaaacaaCATTAAACCCTAATCtccaaaacaacaatttttctATCCTGTGCAcaggattcacaatgggctacaaaaaGGGCCAAAACTCCCATTAAAAACCGTGGACTAAGCCTATCAGCCCAAGCCTCCGCTCCAAGGACTAAACCTCAGAGAaactcccattaaaaaccaTAAGAATATTATTTCGGTCGGTCATAATCCAAATTAAACACAACTAAGCTCCACAAAACCCAACACTACATCCATGGGTATAACACTAGGATTGATAAAAATAGAGTTGTGGGGAAATTTTTGTCTAAATAGAAAAAGAACAGTAAACTTAAAATGTCTAACAGTccaattaatacaaaaatacacTAAGGGTAAGATTTACTACATTTTCACTCTTATGTGTTAATTGAGAAAGAAACACACTTTAACCCTAAAATGTAGGTTTCATTGCCATCCTGGTTGAAACAGCATTCAAATGGTCGAGTAATGGAAGGATCTAAAGTTTCTATATGACAAGAACACCATTTTAATAACATATGCAGTACTGCCTCTTCCCCTTCTTTCCCCCTAGGGACACTGTTAGCTTTTACTTAGGTAACACTGTAAGAGACTAGCCACCAATTTCTATGGTCCTAGCCATGTAAGGCAATATAGCTTTCTAGCACATGTTAGGAATCAGTATATCATCATTTTTCCTTACCTGGTACAACAAACCGATAATGATATCCTACAGGTGAAAACAAATGACTAGGAGATGGTGAAAAACAATTCCTGTAATGAACCCGAGTTCAGTGGAACAAAGGCTTTCTCAAGTTCAATAGATGAAACAGGCAATCCAAAGACTTAAAGTTATCACTTCATTTTCAAACTTCAATAGAGGCGCGGGATCTGTAACAGCCAGGAGATTATGCAGaatcaaaaaatcatataatttcaggcaagttctttttttttttttttcccttttcttttagTAGTTTAATTTCAGATAGTATAGAACCAATCATTTCTATAGAtctccctccccccccccctcccttctctctctctctctctctctctcatcagaCTTCAACAACGAAAAAATTGGATTACCTAGATGACAATTAAACAATGTAAGGGATCAACCTTGAGACTGTTCCTAGACATATCGGATGATGATGTTATTCCACGAATAACTGAGGTCACCAAACTTAGTTTCTCAGTCCATGTCAAAGACTTCCAAGCCCTTTCAAGCTGCAAGAACACACATAGGAAAAATGGAAATTCTGTTATTTGGCAAATTATGCATAACTAAAAAATCCAGCTTACAAAACAAGAACCAATAAATATACTAAATGTAGAGCAATGATTGCTAAAACAGCAATAAATATGACCAGAAATAGAAGTTAAGAACTAGCTGGATATTTTAGCATCATTTGATCAAGTTGTCTCATGTGTATGCAAGACTTAATACATAGGTCCATACCGTAATTTCAATTGGCCGATCACCCAAAACTATTTGAGCACCAATATCTTCAGATATTTTTCGAGCAGCTCGGAACTACagtttatagaaaattttgtaaatcaAGATGCTCCAAAGAAACACATTTATATGGTGCTTTTTAAGTCCTTGATTGGACTTTaggtttattttaaatatatatataaataaataaaaaactacctCATCACCAAAAGGCCGATTGATATCTGAAGAGAGTTTTGAGGAAAAAATCGCCAGCAGTAGACGTAGTGCAAGAGCAGTCTGACCCCCTGCGTTAGGATTTTCAGTAACTAGTTTTCATAGGCACATAATAAAGGTGCAGATCAAATTAAAGCTTACCTAAGTTTATGCTACGACCAACAGCACCAAAAAACCCAGTCCCACTCAATGAAAACATATTTGAACGAAGTTGTTGGCCAACCTCATCATCATTGGAAGTGTACATAATTCCGGCTCTGAAAATGAACTCTGCAACAATTGAAGTTAAGATGTGGATTGAAGATAAACTTGTTTGACAATCATGCTACTTCTTTTTGCTAATGGTCAAGACAATCTGCTCATAAAATTAATCTAATGCtatttccaaataaaatgtGTCTTGAATCAAAAGTAATAAGTTTTAGTCTCTCTGGCAAACCTTGCACTTAGGGAGCGCGGGTGCGGATTCGAGTTCAGGTGCAGTGCGGCGACaaggcaatttttgaaaaagtaggacaGGTGCAGCGGGATatgtatattaattaattataaaatatatttttatttatattttctatatatagctaagcatttattttttcatataacgGTAAACATATATccatttaagagcaatagtagataataaagTGGGAATTGAGATGATTTTAGTGTTGTTTCTGTTAAAGTCCACCAACAAAACAGTGTGTTTTGATCTAAtctttgatgtttttttttaacaagtaatTTTGGCTCATATCGGACCAAATTGGGTCCTGTTTCGGACCGTATCGGCCCATATTGGACCGAATTGGGTCTTGTTTTGAGTTGTTACAAACCAAATCGGCCTGAATCAAGCCgcgtccaaaaaaaaaatttgtccacAGTCGCGGGTGCAGCCGCATCCACGCAAATCCGACTTGGGTGCACTACCCAAATCGGCCCATCCTTGCTTCCTTGCCTTGCActctataaaattaatttccTGCATAAATGTTGATTCTTTTTCTTGCCCTTCGTTGTATGTTATTTGCAAGTGTAAAAGGTGTTCTAAGGTTCATGTATGCACCATTTTGTAAGTAAGTAATGTAGCACCCTCATGGCTTCAAACTCAAGCCATTTCATTGGATTTAAGCAAAGTGATTCAAGATGTCTTCAAGAGTGAAGACCTTCCCCTGACCTGTACTGCATACAGAGGTAAGAGTTACAACGGTTATTGTAAATCATCTTAAATGTGAAGCTCAATGGTTCTAACTCTAGAAAAACGAGTGGACGGTACTAGACTACTAGTGCCTACTGTCAATTGCTAACTACTAGGGGCAACATATGGCACTCCACACATAAGTGTAAGATGTACATGGACTCCTTCAAATGTCAATGACAAAAATGAAAGTAAGGACAATCATGCTGAGTACCCATGTAGATTCACTTAAATGACCCCTAATTGTTGTCTCACTCTCACCAACATGGTTGAGCTCAACCTGGCATGGATTGGAAACCATCAAAAGTTGGGATTCAAAGGAATTGAGTAAAACCCCCTTAAAAGGAACAACCATCTTGGACAAGGTTGTGTCCTTCCTATCATATAAATGCAATCCGAGAGAAGATTTTACTGTCATCTAGACTGTAAATCAGAGATTCCTGGTGAGATTGCTGGCTTTATCCTTGAAAATTGGCACTTTCCAGTGGTCAAGGATATTGATTTATAAACTATGATAGTAATGATTGTTAGAATCCTCACAATGTCATTTCcatttaaaaatttgtcaaacacCTTCCCTCGCAAGTTGTAGGGCAAGTGGTAAATATTggagaaataataataacataaagAGACATCATTAATCAAAAAAACTTGTAAGTTTGGttcaaattttgttatattaactCCACTCACAAGCATATATCCAACAGTAAAAAGCCCTAAAAATTTCGTAACAGTAGCATTTCTCCATTCTGAGGAAATGTCTTTTATAGAGCAGCATTTTAGAATACTAAACAACATCCTAATGCATTCGGATTTGACATCTTCAATAAACATTCAAAATTTGCATCAACAAACTAAAttcaaaccccaaaaaaagaaaagaaaatcccaATTACCAAATCACACTTGCCTGCTTCTACATAGCTCCACCACTACATTATCAGGCTTCACAGTCTGCACAACGCGCTCAACCTCCACAGCTGATCCCTCTGATATATGCGTAGTTCCAACCAACCATATCGCCTCAGGCTCCACAAACTCGGTCCTCCATGCTGGTACAGGACCATACTGACTTTTCTCAATCAATACCAAGCTCCCATTATTAGCCAAATCAAGCAACTGAGGGTGAGTTCGGGCTATTTTGGCTCTAGAGTCGTGCATAATTTCTGTTCTAAAATCAAAGTCTGGTGGGGGTGGCTTGATTGAAAACTTGGATGGTTTGATagcttttgttttgaagaaaaatgggTTGGTGGTGAAAATTGGGAAGGTTGATTTGAGGTTCTCCATGGATAAGAATTAAGGAGTTAGATGTGTTTGGTGGACTAAAAAAATTGGAGCACTAGTTTTCTtgagtttcagaatttggataaGGCAACTAACTTCAACGACCTTGATTGTCCCACTTGCGGTAACTtggtcttatatatatatatatatatatatatatatatatatatatatatatatatataagttctGGCCTATAAAGAGTAAATGGATGTATTAAgtgtattaatttaaaatttaaaatttttttgtagaaaaagattacaaaaaatgaattaacctaggctgcgtttgtttcacATAAAAATGCTTTtaggaaattattttacaccctcATATATGTTTGGTACTCACAGAAAATACGATCAAACAAAAATTCAGCAACCCGTTAACTATAAAATAAGCTACTAAAAGTGTAAAATCATTTACACTttgattttaccttcaaacaTTTTTAGGAAACCACACCTGAAGAAAGAGAACTCAAGCACACTCCTCACACGGTCCAAAACCCATCTTTAAGCTCACCTCAGCCAAGCTCCAACTAGCTAAGATCATGTCGCCCCACCGCCCAGATCACGTGCTAGCCAAGCTtcctattttttctctctccttcctcGACTCTTCTTCTCCCTCTTGCTCAACGTCACCGTCATCTAAATCGAAGCCTTGCATCTCATTCTCGTCGTCGCCACCCAAGACCGATCTCGTCGCCGCCGCTGAAGATCGATCTCGTTGACCCCATCTCCATCTCTTTCCCGatctatctctctttccctcaatctctCACTCTTTATTCCACCCTCTCTCTCAGTTTGACCAAGTTTAGCTTGTGAATGAATGGAGCTAATGGATTTTTGATTTGTTAACTGTATGTACTGaaatttttcattataaaatttgtttggaagctgagaaaatggctgggaaaatgtgagaaactactagaaatttgggtttttagaatgcaatcaaacacctgaaaacattttctaaaataattttcataatatagccaaacacttgaaaatattttattttctcaagaATATTTTtaccagaaaatattttacactgaaacaaacgcacccttatttgacaacttttatatttttttttacaggaGTGGTATTAAAAGACTTTGATTTTGGTGATCGGAGGCAGAGAATGATTAGATTAGTAAAGTGATACAAGAATTATGGTACATAACatgtgtgcttttttttttttttaatattcaaacatgCGTGCTATTTTGAGGACAGTGATTTTGACAGGACTAATGCGCATCACGTGGAAGCTAGCtagattttgagttttgaggaCCTTTTGGATTTGTTTCAAAACCGTGTTTAGAAACTACGAGAAAGTTATCAAATAGTTGAAAAGGAAAGGTATTTGCTAATACAGGAAACTATCccattatgttttttatgttgatTTTATTTCCATACGGATAAACAACcagtaattaaaatataaaaaaatgctaacGAATACTCTTAGaatattggttaataatttatttaaagaaagtttttatgaaaaaaaaaaaacaattaatgttttgacaatatttttcatttctcataaaagttatGTCAAAActaaatagattgttaaccaatacTCTAAAGGCATTTGTTAACATGACCTTAAAATATACTATTATATTAGACGATATTTCCATTTGTAGAATTGAatttttaaggggaaaaaaaacacttcC
This genomic interval carries:
- the LOC142619575 gene encoding uncharacterized protein LOC142619575 isoform X6; this translates as MYTSNDDEVGQQLRSNMFSLSGTGFFGAVGRSINLGGQTALALRLLLAIFSSKLSSDINRPFGDEFRAARKISEDIGAQIVLGDRPIEITLERAWKSLTWTEKLSLVTSVIRGITSSSDMSRNSLKEPSSDDGTFQLYEQLSFSFPSLLQPLIHERDTYLAWSLKRSKAVNNSKRVVGVIGKGHMNGVIYALVSDLGDLRFRDLAGKRSNGDGSNRWVDGLLKSLVRDTVIGILLWALYEAIKGRI
- the LOC142619575 gene encoding uncharacterized protein LOC142619575 isoform X4 codes for the protein MENLKSTFPIFTTNPFFFKTKAIKPSKFSIKPPPPDFDFRTEIMHDSRAKIARTHPQLLDLANNGSLVLIEKSQYGPVPAWRTEFVEPEAIWLVGTTHISEGSAVEVERVVQTVKPDNVVVELCRSRAGIMYTSNDDEVGQQLRSNMFSLSGTGFFGAVGRSINLGGQTALALRLLLAIFSSKLSSDINRPFGDEFRAARKISEDIGAQIVLGDRPIEITLERAWKSLTWTEKLSLVTSVIRGITSSSDMSRNSLKEPSSDDGTFQLYEQLSFSFPSLLQPLIHERDTVSTPQPENH
- the LOC142619575 gene encoding uncharacterized protein LOC142619575 isoform X3, with the protein product MTLQNYTSALLDKRDWDPCQDDQMVDLFSFTQKGTRKNKRKVKGRANTIKFSAKHIGDRLWNVDFVRVMQAVKPDDVVVELCRSRAGIMYTSNDDEVGQQLRSNMFSLSGTGFFGAVGRSINLGGQTALALRLLLAIFSSKLSSDINRPFGDEFRAARKISEDIGAQIVLGDRPIEITLERAWKSLTWTEKLSLVTSVIRGITSSSDMSRNSLKEPSSDDGTFQLYEQLSFSFPSLLQPLIHERDTYLAWSLKRSKAVNNSKRVVGVIGKGHMNGVIYALVSDLGDLRFRDLAGKRSNGDGSNRWVDGLLKSLVRDTVIGILLWALYEAIKGRI
- the LOC142619575 gene encoding uncharacterized protein LOC142619575 isoform X1, which translates into the protein MENLKSTFPIFTTNPFFFKTKAIKPSKFSIKPPPPDFDFRTEIMHDSRAKIARTHPQLLDLANNGSLVLIEKSQYGPVPAWRTEFVEPEAIWLVGTTHISEGSAVEVERVVQTVKPDNVVVELCRSRAGIMYTSNDDEVGQQLRSNMFSLSGTGFFGAVGRSINLGGQTALALRLLLAIFSSKLSSDINRPFGDEFRAARKISEDIGAQIVLGDRPIEITLERAWKSLTWTEKLSLVTSVIRGITSSSDMSRNSLKEPSSDDGTFQLYEQLSFSFPSLLQPLIHERDTYLAWSLKRSKAVNNSKRVVGVIGKGHMNGVIYALVSDLGDLRFRDLAGKRSNGDGSNRWVDGLLKSLVRDTVIGILLWALYEAIKGRI
- the LOC142619575 gene encoding uncharacterized protein LOC142619575 isoform X5 encodes the protein MWWWSYVEAEFIFRAGIMYTSNDDEVGQQLRSNMFSLSGTGFFGAVGRSINLGGQTALALRLLLAIFSSKLSSDINRPFGDEFRAARKISEDIGAQIVLGDRPIEITLERAWKSLTWTEKLSLVTSVIRGITSSSDMSRNSLKEPSSDDGTFQLYEQLSFSFPSLLQPLIHERDTYLAWSLKRSKAVNNSKRVVGVIGKGHMNGVIYALVSDLGDLRFRDLAGKRSNGDGSNRWVDGLLKSLVRDTVIGILLWALYEAIKGRI
- the LOC142619575 gene encoding uncharacterized protein LOC142619575 isoform X2; its protein translation is MENLKSTFPIFTTNPFFFKTKAIKPSKFSIKPPPPDFDFRTEIMHDSRAKIARTHPQLLDLANNGSLVLIEKSQYGPVPAWRTEFVEPEAIWLVGTTHISEGSAVEVERVVQTVKPDNVVVELCRSRAGIMYTSNDDEVGQQLRSNMFSLSGTGFFGAVGRSINLGGQTALALRLLLAIFSSKLSSDINRPFGDEFRAARKISEDIGAQIVLGDRPIEITLERAWKSLTWTEKLSLVTSVIRGITSSSDMSRNSLKYLAWSLKRSKAVNNSKRVVGVIGKGHMNGVIYALVSDLGDLRFRDLAGKRSNGDGSNRWVDGLLKSLVRDTVIGILLWALYEAIKGRI